The following coding sequences are from one Geothrix sp. window:
- a CDS encoding DMT family transporter encodes MTTFTPAQSRRRMAARGQLAGSALCFGLMAILARKLTMPDMGFTAGHLAVLRFVVGALFSLLTFGLIPGLYRPSNHRLLVMRGLSGGAVVVLYFYALAHIPAGEAGILYNVFPVIAVTLSLVIFKERPTIHLWLAILAASLGVAMVLSQGHLGFGFGRGQLAALAAAVFAATSANAIRAVRHTDNAATIFFFFCIAGLPVVLPFALTPWPGGVGPWALAVLMSLLAYAGQLLMSEAYGTLSVPEAAIWLQLLPIVQYLLAVPLLGERSTLPGLAGVLITVAGVAYGTVLGHRQRA; translated from the coding sequence ATGACCACCTTCACCCCCGCCCAGTCCCGTCGCCGCATGGCGGCCCGGGGGCAGCTGGCGGGCTCGGCCCTGTGCTTCGGGCTCATGGCCATCCTGGCCCGGAAGCTGACCATGCCGGACATGGGCTTCACGGCGGGGCACCTGGCCGTGCTCCGCTTCGTGGTGGGGGCGCTGTTCAGCCTGCTGACCTTCGGCCTGATACCCGGTCTGTACCGCCCCAGCAACCACCGCCTGCTGGTGATGCGGGGGCTCTCGGGCGGCGCGGTGGTGGTGCTCTACTTCTACGCCCTGGCCCACATTCCGGCCGGCGAGGCGGGAATCCTCTACAACGTGTTCCCCGTGATCGCCGTGACCCTGTCCCTGGTGATCTTCAAGGAGCGGCCCACCATCCACTTGTGGCTGGCCATCCTGGCCGCTTCCCTGGGCGTGGCCATGGTGCTGAGCCAGGGCCACCTCGGCTTCGGCTTCGGGCGGGGGCAGTTGGCCGCCCTGGCGGCGGCGGTCTTCGCGGCCACCAGTGCCAACGCCATCCGGGCCGTGCGCCACACGGACAACGCCGCCACGATCTTCTTCTTCTTCTGCATCGCGGGGCTGCCCGTGGTGCTGCCTTTCGCCCTCACGCCCTGGCCAGGTGGCGTCGGCCCCTGGGCCCTGGCCGTCCTCATGAGCCTGCTGGCCTATGCCGGCCAGCTGCTGATGTCGGAAGCCTACGGCACCCTGTCCGTGCCGGAGGCGGCCATCTGGCTCCAGCTGCTGCCCATCGTCCAGTACCTCCTCGCCGTGCCCCTGCTGGGCGAGCGCAGCACGCTTCCGGGGCTGGCGGGGGTGCTCATCACCGTGGCCGGCGTGGCCTACGGCACGGTGCTCGGGCACCGGCAGCGGGCATGA